The stretch of DNA CATGCGCATTGTGGGCGACGGCGTCTGGGGCGAGCCCGCGGACCGCCAGGCCGCCGTGGCCGTGGTGCGACGCGCCGTCGAACTCGGCGTCGACTTCATCGACACCGCCGACTCCTACGGCCCGAACATCAGCGAGGAGATCCTGGCTGAGGCGCTGCACCCGTACAAGGACGGCCTGAAGATCGCCACAAAAGTCGGGTTCACCCGCACCGGGCCCAACAGATGGATTCCCGTGGGCCGCCCGGAATACCTCCGCCAGCAGACCGAACTGAGCCTGCGGAAGCTGAAGGTGGACACCCTGGACCTGCTGCAGCTGCACCGGATCGACCCCAAGGTGGACGCTGAGGAGCAGTTCGGTGTGCTCCGCGAACTCCAGGACGAGGGCAAGGTGCGGGCGCTGGGACTCTCGCAGGTCAGCGTGGCCGAACTTGAGGCGGCCGGGAAGTATTTCACCGTTGCAACCGTGCAGAACCGCTACAACCTGACGGACCGGAGCTCGGAGGACGTGCTGCGGTACTCGGAGGAGAACGGGATTGGATTCATTCCCTGGGCTCCCATTTCAGCCGGCGAACTGGCGCGGCCGGGTGGACCGCTGGATGAGGCAGCCAAGCGCCTGGATGCGACCACGTCGCAGGTTGCGCTGGCCTGGCTGCTCCGCCGCTCCCCCGTGATGATGCCGATTCCCGGCACCGGCTCGATAAAGCACCTTGAGGAGAACATGGCCGCCGCGGGCATCACGCTCGACGACGATACGTACGCGCAGCTCGAAGCCGCCAGCGAGTAGCCACTTCCGTGCAGAGAGGAGCAGCACCATGGCAAACATTTTGATGGTTGTTTCAGCAGCAGATTCGCTCACCATGAAGGACGGCAGCGAGCACCCCACCGGATTCTGGGCCGAGGAGCTGGTGGTTGCGCACCAGACGCTGGTCGACGCCGCACACACCGTCCACATCGCAACCCCCGGCGGGGCGAAGCCCACCGTGGACCAGGTGAGCCTGGTCCCGACTCGGCAGGTGGCGAGGAGCGGGCGAAAGGTTTCCGCAACTACCTCGCATCCATCGACGGCGAGCTATCGCAGCCGCTGGTCCTGGCCGATATCGACCTCTCCGCGTACGACGCCGTGGTGATGCCCGGCGGCCACGGCCCGATGGCGGACCTCTACAAGGACGCGGACCTGGGCCGGCTGCTGGCAACCGCGGACAAGGACGACAAAATCATCGCGCCGTTCTGCCATGGTCCCGCCGGTCTGCTGAGCGCCATGAACGACGACGGCAAATTCGTTTTCGCCGGACGCCGCCTCACCGTCTTCACCAATGAGGAGGAACTGGGCGGCGGCACCGGCGAAAACACACCGTGGCTGGTGGAGGACGCGCTGAAGGAAAAAGACGCGCTGATTGAGAACGCCGCGGCCTGGAGCTCCCACGTGGTCCGGGACGGCAACCTCATCACGGGCCAGAACCCGCAGTCCAGCGAGGACCTGGCGAGGGAAGTCATCAAGGCGCTGAGCTGACTCACGTTTGTGACGCAAGGAAGTGGCCCGGTCTTTTGACCGGGCCACTTCCGTCTGGGCGGACTTTGGGTGCAGCACTACCAGCTTCCCGAATGTGACCGCCGCGGTCCTCGCGTGACCTGCAGTTACTCCCTGTATCTCCGGATTTCAGCGCCTTTGATTCACCAGCTCACGCTGCCGGATAGTTGCTGCAACGAACCCATTCCGTTGCATCAAATACCTACCTCCAAGGAGGAAAAATGGCCATTATCAAGGCGAAACCGGCTGCTGCCGTGGCCCTCACCATCACCGCGCTGCTGGGGCTGGCAGCCTGCTCAGATCCGGGCGCGAGGGCGGCGACAGCACCGACGTCGGGATCCTCCAGCACCGCAGCAGGCAAGACCTTCAACCTGTCCCCGCAGCAGGACCGCTTCAAGGTCTCCGTTGACCCCGCAGCCGCAGCGCTGGTCCCCGAAACCATCAAAGCTGATGGCAAGCTCACTGTGGTGAGCACCGGCGGCACAGCGCCACTGAGCCTCTTCGCCACCGACAACAAGACCCTCATCGGCAGCGAGCTGGACATCGCCTACGCGGTGGGCGAGACGCTGGGGCTGGAGGTTGAGGCTCTTCCCGTGGCCTGGGCTGACTGGCCCCTGGGTATCGAATCCGCCAAATACGAAGCGGTGCTCTCCAACGTCACGGTCACCGAGGCGCGCAAGGAAAAGTTCGATTTCGCCACCTACCGGAACGACCTGCTGGGCTTCTACGCCAAGAGCGATTCGGACATCGGCGAGATCAAGGAAGCCAAGGACGTTGCCGGCAAGCGCATCATCGTCGGCTCCGGCACCAACCAGGAAGCCATCCTGGTGCGCTGGGACGAGGAGAACAAAAAGAACGGCCTCAAGCCTGTTGAGTTCCAGTATTACGACGACGACTCGGCCTCCACCCTGGCCCTTCAGTCGGGCCGCGCGGACCTGACGTTCGGGCCCAACGCGGGTGCCGCCTACAAGGCAGCCCAGGACGGCAAGAGCAAGCAGGTGGGCACCCTCAACGGCGGCTGGCCGCTGACTGCCGAAATCGCCTTTACCACCAAGAAGGACAACGGCCTGGCCGTTGCTGCCCAGGCTGCCCTAAACAAGCTGATCGAGAACGGCACCTACGCCAAGATCCTGGACCGCTGGGGCCTGTCTTCCGAGGCCATCCAGAAGTCCCAGCTGAACCCGGCGGGCCTGCCCAAGAAGTAGGCGGACCTGCCGACGAATGGATCCCCGCTTCGCTCCGGCAAGGCGGGGATTCTTCATGTTTGACGCCGGTCAATCAACAACCAGGCTCTGAGGGCCGCAACCTGTGTCCGGGCGGCACCGAAAGTGCACTGCCCCGGGTTTGGCAATAGTCTGGCCAGATGGGGACAAATACCGTGAACAATGGAGAACAGATCGACAGGCAGTCGCGCATTCTCGAAGCGGCGATGGATCTGCTCTCGCGGCACGGTATTTCAGGGGTCAGCATGCGTGCCGTAGCCCGCGAAGCCGGCGTCGCGCTGGGCCTGGTGAACTACTACTACGACGACAAGACGAGCCTGATCCGCGCAGCCCTGCGCCGGGTGGACGAGCACGACCTCCTGCTGGTTGCGCCGGACGCGTCGTTGGCCCCGGACGAACAATTGCGCAAGGCTTTGCGGCGCGTTGCGGGCGCTGATCTGCTGACCACCCGCTACCTGTCCCTGCGCCTGCACCTCTGGGCCCTCGCCCAGGCCGACGAGGACTACGCGCAAATCAACGCCGCCGCCTTCGACCGCTACATCGACGGGCTCGCTGCACTGGTCTCCAATGCCCAGCCCGGACTGTCGTGGGAGGAGTGCAGGGAGCGGGCATCCGACATTGTGGTGGTACAGAACGGCATGTGGCTGACGTCGCTTCTCGGCGTGGACAAGGAGTCCATCAAGCGAAGCATCACCCGCACGGAGCAGATCGCATTTGCGCCGGCCCAGGATCAAAACAGCGGCCACGGCGACAGCCACAGCGCGCTTCAGGAGCACTAGAACAAGGCGGCCTTCGCCGGTACCGGCACTTCACGTCACATTGAACGTTTGTTCAAAATAGGTATTGAACACTCGTTCAACATCCATTACTGTCCTGCGTATGACATACGCCACACCATCCACTGACACGGCAGCATCCACACTGTTCATCAACGGCTCATGGGAGCCGGCCGCGTCCGGCGCGGTGCGCCAGATCCGCAACCCGGCCGACGGCGAACTGGCAGCCACTGTGTCCGAGGCCGGCCGGGAAGATGCGGAGCGGGCCATAGCCGCAGCCCGGGCCGCCTTCGATTCCGGTGTCTGGTCCGGGGTGCCGGCACCCGAGCGCGGCACCTTCCTGCTCAAGGTCGCCGCGGAACTGCGCGAACGCCGGGAAAAGTTTGCCCGCGCCGAGTCGCTGGACACCGGGAAGCGGATCGTCGAAAGCCGCATCGACATGGACGACATCGCGGCCTGCTTCGAATACTTCGGCAGGCTTGCAGGGCAACAGGCCGGACGCATGGTCGATGCCGGGGACCCCGCCGTCGTCAGCAAAATTGTCTACGAGCCCGTGGGTGTCTGCGGCCTGATCACGCCTTGGAACTACCCCCTGCTCCAGGCGGCGTGGAAGATTGCCCCCGCCCTCGCCGCCGGCTGCACCTTCGTCCTCAAGCCTTCCGAGCTGACACCTTCCACCGCCATCCTGGCCATGCAACTGCTGCAGGACCTTGGCCTTCCCGACGGCGTCGCCAACCTCGTGACGGGACCCGGCGCCGAGGCGGGTGCACCCCTTTCGGAACACCCCGCCGTCGACCTTGTCTCCTTCACCGGCGGCCTGGAAACCGGCAAGCGTATCGCGGCGGCGGCCGCAGGGACGGTCAAGAAGGTGGCGCTGGAGCTTGGCGGCAAGAACCCCAATGTGGTGTTCGCGGACGCGGACTTCGACGCCGCCGTCGACAATGCCTTGAACGGGGCCTTCGTCCACTCTGGCCAGGTCTGCTCCGCCGGGGCACGGCTGCTGGTGGAGGAATCGATCGCCGAACGCTTCGTCGAGGAACTGGTCCGTCGCGCGCAGGGCATCCGGCTTGGCGGTCCGTTTGACGACGCTGCCGAAACCGGGCCGCTGATCTCCGCGGCCCACCGGGACAAAGTGCACACTTACGTCCAGCGCGGCCTCCAGGAAGGCGCACGGCTCCGCAGCGGCGGCGCGGCACCTGCCGGGGAGAAGTACGACGCCGGCTACTACTACCAGCCGACCATCCTGGACCAGGTGCAGCGAGGCATGTCCGTGGTCACCGATGAGGCGTTCGGCCCCGTGGTGACCGTGGAAACCTTCCGCACCGAGGACGAGGCCGTCGCCACCGCCAATGACACCATCTACGGGCTGGCCGGCGCGGTCTGGACCCAGGACGCCGGCAAGGCGCAGCGCGTGGCATCCCGGCTGCGGCACGGCACAGTGTGGATCAACGATTACCACCCCTACCTCCCACAGGCCGAGTGGGGCGGCTTCGGCCAGTCCGGCGTCGGCCGCGAGCTTGGCCCCACCGGGCTGGCGGAATACCAGGAAGCCAAACACATCTACCAGAACACCAACCCGCAGGTAACCGGCTGGTTTGCTGATCACAGCAAGGAGAACTAGATGCACGTCGACAACATCGAGGACCTCAGCGAGCGCTCGTTCGATTACATCGTCATCGGCGGCGGATCCGCCGGCGCGGCTGTGGCCGCACGGCTCAGTGAAGATCCTGAGGTGACCGTGGCCCTTGTGGAAGCCGGCCCGGATGACCGCAACCTGCCCGAGATCCTGCAGCTGGACCGCTGGATGGAGCTGCTCGAATCCGGCTACGACTGGGACTACCCGGTGGAGCCGCAGGAAAACGGCAACTCCTTTATGCGCCACGCCCGCGCCAAAGTCATGGGCGGCTGCTCCAGCCACAACTCCTGCATCGCCTTCTGGGCGCCGCGCGAGGACCTGGACGAGTGGGAATCCAAGTACGGGGCCAGCGGCTGGAACGCTGACGCCGCCTGGCCGCTCTACCAGCGGCTGGAGACCAACGAGGACGCGGGCCCGGACGCGCCGCACCACGGGGACTCAGGCCCCGTGCACCTGATGAACGTGCCCCCGGTGGATCCTGCCGGCGTCGCGCTTTTGGACGCCTGCGAACAGGCCGGCATTCCCCGGGCGAAGTTCAATACCGGAACCACCGTGGTCAACGGCGCCAACTTCTTCCAGATCAACCGCCGCGCGGACGGCACGCGCTCCTCCAGCTCCGTTTCCTATATCCACCCGATCATCGGGCGCCCCAACTTCACCCTGCTGACCGGCCTCCGCGCCCGCCAGCTGGTGATCGACGCGGACAAACGCTGCACCGGCGTGGACGTGGTGGACTCAGCGTTCGGCCGGACCCACCGGCTCTCCGCGCACCGCGAGGTCATCCTGTCCACCGGTGCCATTGATTCCCCCAAGCTGCTGATGCTGTCCGGCATCGGCCCGGCAGCGCACCTGGCCCAGCACGGCATCGAGGTCCTGGTGGACTCCCCCGGTGTGGGCGAGCACCTGCAGGACCACCCGGAAGGCGTGGTGCAGTACGAGGCCAGGCAGCCCATGGTGCAGACCTCAACGCAGTGGTGGGAGATCGGCATCTTCACCCCCACCGAGGACGGCCTGGACCGGCCGGACCTGATGATGCACTACGGCTCGGTCCCGTTCGACATGAACACTCTGCGGCACGGCTACCCCACCACGGAGAACGGCTTCAGCCTCACCCCGAACGTCACGCACGCCCGCTCCCGCGGAACCGTTCGCCTGCGCAGCCGCGACTTCCGGGACAAGCCCATGGTTGACCCGCGCTATTTCACGGACCCGGAGGGCCACGACATGCGCGTCATGGTTGCCGGCATCCGCAAGGCCCGCGAAATCGCCGCCCAGCCTGCAATGGCCGAATGGGCGGGCCGGGAACTTTCCCCGGGCATCGAGGCGCAGACCGACGAGGAGCTGCGGGACTACATCCGCAAGACGCACAACACTGTGTACCACCCGGTAGGCACCGTCCGGATGGGACCTCTCGACGACGGCATGTCACCGCTCGATCCCGAGCTGCGGGTCAAGGGCGTCACAGGACTTCGCGTCGCCGATGCCTCCGTCATGCCTGAGCACGTCACCGTCAACCCCAACATCACCGTCATGATGATCGGCGAGCGCTGCGCGGACCTCATCCGCGCCAGCCGGTCCGGCGAAGCCATGGCCATTGAAGAAATGGAGCTCACCGCGTCCCTCGCCTGAGAGGCGAGGTCCGGCGGCAGGGCATCGACCTTCCATTTGCCACGGCCGGCCGGTCATCACTATCGTGCTTTTCTGATTTAGGAGTCCCACATGGCGGAACCCAGCAAGAGTATTGATTCAAGCGGCATGGACGAGTTTGGTTATACGCAGACCCTGGACCGAAGCATCGGCAAGTTTGCCAGCTTCGCAGCAGGCGTCAGCTACATCTCCATCCTCACCGGTGTTTTTCAACTGTTCTACTTTGGCTTTTCCATGGCCGGCCCTGCGTACGCGTGGTCCTGGCCGCTGGTCTTCGCCGGCCAGCTGATGGTGGCATTGTGTTTTGCCGAACTGGCGGGCCGATACCCGGTTGCCGGATCGGTGTACAACTGGGCCAAGAGGCTCACCACCGGGACGTGGTCCTGGCTCGCAGGGTGGCTGCTGCTCATCTCGTCCATCGTGGCGCTCGGCGCCGTGGCGCTGGCCTTGCAGCTCACCCTGCCGCAGCTCTGGTCCGGCTTCCAGTTCATCGGAGACGGAACGGGCACCTACGACTTCGCCCTCAACGGCGTGCTGCTGGCGAGCATCATGATCGGCATTTCCACCATGATCAACGCGTTCGGCGTGAAACTCATGACCAGGATCAACAGCATCGGCGTGTTCGTGGAGCTGATCGCTGCCGTGCTGCTGATCCTCGCCCTGGGCTGGCACGTGGTGCGGGGGCCTGAGGTCTTCTTCGACACCGCCGGTTTCGGAGAAGGGCACGACCTCGGTTTCTTCGGCGTGTTTATGATCGGTGCCATGGCCTCGGGCTACGTGATGTACGGCTTTGACACCGCAAGCTCGCTGGGCGAGGAAACCAAGGACCCCAAGCGCACCGCACCCAAGGCCATCCTCCGTGCGGTGACGGCGTCCTTCCTGCTGGGCGGCCTGATCCTGCTCTTTGGCATCCTGGCAGCCCCGGATCTCAACGATCCCAAGCTGGGGGCGGCCGACGGCGGCCTGCAGTACCTGGTGCTCTCAGTGCTGGGCGGCCCCTTCGGGAAAGCCTTCCTGGTGTGCATCGTGGTGGCCGTGGTGGTCTGCACCCTGGCCGTCCATGCTGCAGCCATCCGGATGATGTTCGCCATGGCGCGGGACAACAACCTGCCCTTCAGCCGGCAGCTGAGCAAGGTGGACCCGGTCCGCCGGACCCCCACTGTTGCCGCGATCGTCATCGGCATCCTGGCCGTGCTCCCGTTGGTGGTCAACGTGATGCAGCCGGCGATTTTCACCATCCTGTCCAGCATCAGCATCGTCCTGATTTACCTGTCCTACCTCCTGGTCACCGTTCCGTTGCTCCGCAAGCGGCTGCAGAAGAAGTGGCCGCTTGCCGACGACGGCTCCGAGCCAGGGTTCAGCCTGGGCAAGTGGGGCCTGCCGGTGAATATCCTCGCGGTCCTGTGGGGCGGCGCCATGACGCTGAACCTGGTCTGGCCGCGGCCGGAGATCTACAACTCGGTGCCGCCGTTCGAGTGGTACCTGCAGTGGGGCGGCGTGATCTTCGTTGCCGCTGTCGCCGGGGGCGGGGCCCTGCTCTACCGGCTGAAGATCCGCCATCAGACGGGTGTTCTCGCGGAGCACGCCGCAGCGGTTGCGGCGCACCCGTCGTCTGGCCCGGCCTTACAGGCAACCACAACCGAAGCCCACGCGATGGAGGCCCCGGTGGCCTAGAGCCGCTGCTCCCACCCCGTCAGTTGGAGCCTGACGCCCCCAAGGAAGGGTCGACGGCGGCACTCACCTCAGTGCCGCCGTCGGCCCTTTCTTGATGCTCCAAGCACGTTGATGAAAAGTTCTTTCGCCGATACTTATGACTTCAGCATCAGGCACGAGTGGCCGGTCCACGGATGAATGGACACAACCATTGGGAGCAGGGGCAACAGGAAAGCCCGTGTCAGTGACACGGGCTTTCCTTCAGAGACTGCGTTTTAGACGCGGGACCTGCCGCGGACGAAGTGAACGATCAGGACGATCACGGCAACGACCAGAAGGATATGGATGAGGCCGCCGCCGATGTTGCCAAGCAGGCCGAGCAGCCAGAGAACGGCGATAATAATGGCTATCCAAAGCAACATAGTAGTATCTCCTTCGTTCGTCTGCGGATGGGATACTGCGGCCCGTCCGCTCTTCACATGGTTCGCTCAGCCTACGCCAGCGGCTGCCCTTGGGGGAGGCTACAGCTCACGCTGTTTCAGGCGTTGGGCTTGAGCCAGACAAGCGCGGCGACGACAATGGCGGCTGTACCGGTCTGAAGCGTGGGGGTGATGACCGGCGCGAAGTGTGGTGAGTGGTTGGCCGGGATATCGCTGGATACGGTCCCGGCCGCTTCGGCCTTCGCGTACAGTGCCGGATCGATCCCGCCGAGTCCCCAGTACGTGTATGGGATGCCCAGCGAGTCCGCGATTTCACTGAAGTCCTCGCTGGCTGATTGCCGGTCAAGAGTGGTTGCCTTCTTGCCGAAATGGCTGCGGAAGGCCTTGTCCACCCTTGCCGTTACGCCGGGATCATTCGTGGTCAGCGGGTAGTGGTCATAGAGTTCGAAGTCGGGATGCTTCGGGGAGCCGGCGGCGCTGCATTCCCCGCTGACGATCCGTCTGATCGCGTCCAAAACGAGTTTGCGGGTGTCGTTGTCGAAGGTACGGATGTTCAGCTCCAGCACGGCACGGTCAGAGATGATGTTGCTTTTCGTTCCGGCGCTGAGCCGGCCGATCGTGAGGACGGCGAATACACCGGGGGTGACCTCGCGGGAGACGACGGTTTGCAGGCGCAGAGCGATCGAGGCAGCCAGGAGGACCGGGTCTACGCTCAGTTGGGGCATGGAGCCGTGACTGCCCCGCCCGAAGACGGTGATCCTCATGCTGTCCGCGCTGGAGAGGAAGGCGCCGGGGCGGGTACCGAGGTGCCCGGAAGGAAACGCGAGCACGTGCTGGGCGAGCGCGACGTCCGGTTTCGGGATCATCCCCGCCAGACCGCCCTCGATCATCCGGCGGGCTCCGTCTGCCAGTTCCTCCGCCGGTTGGAACAGTGCGATGAACGTCCCGGTCCAGGCGGACTTACTTTCGGCGAGCAGCCGCGCTGCTCCCAGGAGGCAGGCAACGTGCACATCGTGCCCGCAAGCATGCGCCACGGGTACTTCTTCGCCCGCGTCATCGGCCGTCACTTTGCTGGCGTAGGGCAGCCCGGTGTCTTCGGCCACGGGCAGGGCATCCATGTCAGCGCGCATCAGCACGGTGGGGCCCTCGCCGTTTCTCAGGATACCTACCACGCCCGTGGAACCGACCTTCTGGTGCACCTCGTAACCGAATTCCTGCAGTAGCCCGGCGGCTTTGGCTGCCGTTCTGTCCTCCTGATTGCCGAGCTCCGGATGCCGGTGCAGGTCCTTGTACAACTCGTCCCGCCAGCCGGCGATGCCCTCCTGGCGGGCGAGAATCTGCGCTACTGTGTCCTGGCCCGGGCCGTCAACTTCGGTTCCCGTCTGCGTCCCATCCTTTCCTGCTGCGCCCATGGCCCGCTCCTTCCACCTTTGGAATCCCTGCCATCCCCCTGACAGTGTCCGCCCCAAGCTGGGCGGCTGCAAGGGACGACTCCCGGCCCCCGCTGCAACGGCAGTCGAGTCCTTCGGTAGGTTGGTTCGGTAATGCCAGCCAGTCAAACCGACTCATTGGAGAAGACGTGAAAGCGATTGTGTTCGAGGAGACAGGTCCGTCCGC from Pseudarthrobacter siccitolerans encodes:
- a CDS encoding aldo/keto reductase is translated as MSLETTNKLELSATIDLKDLGRVHRLGFGAMRIVGDGVWGEPADRQAAVAVVRRAVELGVDFIDTADSYGPNISEEILAEALHPYKDGLKIATKVGFTRTGPNRWIPVGRPEYLRQQTELSLRKLKVDTLDLLQLHRIDPKVDAEEQFGVLRELQDEGKVRALGLSQVSVAELEAAGKYFTVATVQNRYNLTDRSSEDVLRYSEENGIGFIPWAPISAGELARPGGPLDEAAKRLDATTSQVALAWLLRRSPVMMPIPGTGSIKHLEENMAAAGITLDDDTYAQLEAASE
- a CDS encoding ABC transporter substrate-binding protein, whose product is MAIIKAKPAAAVALTITALLGLAACSDPGARAATAPTSGSSSTAAGKTFNLSPQQDRFKVSVDPAAAALVPETIKADGKLTVVSTGGTAPLSLFATDNKTLIGSELDIAYAVGETLGLEVEALPVAWADWPLGIESAKYEAVLSNVTVTEARKEKFDFATYRNDLLGFYAKSDSDIGEIKEAKDVAGKRIIVGSGTNQEAILVRWDEENKKNGLKPVEFQYYDDDSASTLALQSGRADLTFGPNAGAAYKAAQDGKSKQVGTLNGGWPLTAEIAFTTKKDNGLAVAAQAALNKLIENGTYAKILDRWGLSSEAIQKSQLNPAGLPKK
- a CDS encoding TetR/AcrR family transcriptional regulator, encoding MGTNTVNNGEQIDRQSRILEAAMDLLSRHGISGVSMRAVAREAGVALGLVNYYYDDKTSLIRAALRRVDEHDLLLVAPDASLAPDEQLRKALRRVAGADLLTTRYLSLRLHLWALAQADEDYAQINAAAFDRYIDGLAALVSNAQPGLSWEECRERASDIVVVQNGMWLTSLLGVDKESIKRSITRTEQIAFAPAQDQNSGHGDSHSALQEH
- a CDS encoding aldehyde dehydrogenase family protein is translated as MTYATPSTDTAASTLFINGSWEPAASGAVRQIRNPADGELAATVSEAGREDAERAIAAARAAFDSGVWSGVPAPERGTFLLKVAAELRERREKFARAESLDTGKRIVESRIDMDDIAACFEYFGRLAGQQAGRMVDAGDPAVVSKIVYEPVGVCGLITPWNYPLLQAAWKIAPALAAGCTFVLKPSELTPSTAILAMQLLQDLGLPDGVANLVTGPGAEAGAPLSEHPAVDLVSFTGGLETGKRIAAAAAGTVKKVALELGGKNPNVVFADADFDAAVDNALNGAFVHSGQVCSAGARLLVEESIAERFVEELVRRAQGIRLGGPFDDAAETGPLISAAHRDKVHTYVQRGLQEGARLRSGGAAPAGEKYDAGYYYQPTILDQVQRGMSVVTDEAFGPVVTVETFRTEDEAVATANDTIYGLAGAVWTQDAGKAQRVASRLRHGTVWINDYHPYLPQAEWGGFGQSGVGRELGPTGLAEYQEAKHIYQNTNPQVTGWFADHSKEN
- a CDS encoding GMC family oxidoreductase — its product is MHVDNIEDLSERSFDYIVIGGGSAGAAVAARLSEDPEVTVALVEAGPDDRNLPEILQLDRWMELLESGYDWDYPVEPQENGNSFMRHARAKVMGGCSSHNSCIAFWAPREDLDEWESKYGASGWNADAAWPLYQRLETNEDAGPDAPHHGDSGPVHLMNVPPVDPAGVALLDACEQAGIPRAKFNTGTTVVNGANFFQINRRADGTRSSSSVSYIHPIIGRPNFTLLTGLRARQLVIDADKRCTGVDVVDSAFGRTHRLSAHREVILSTGAIDSPKLLMLSGIGPAAHLAQHGIEVLVDSPGVGEHLQDHPEGVVQYEARQPMVQTSTQWWEIGIFTPTEDGLDRPDLMMHYGSVPFDMNTLRHGYPTTENGFSLTPNVTHARSRGTVRLRSRDFRDKPMVDPRYFTDPEGHDMRVMVAGIRKAREIAAQPAMAEWAGRELSPGIEAQTDEELRDYIRKTHNTVYHPVGTVRMGPLDDGMSPLDPELRVKGVTGLRVADASVMPEHVTVNPNITVMMIGERCADLIRASRSGEAMAIEEMELTASLA
- a CDS encoding APC family permease; the encoded protein is MAEPSKSIDSSGMDEFGYTQTLDRSIGKFASFAAGVSYISILTGVFQLFYFGFSMAGPAYAWSWPLVFAGQLMVALCFAELAGRYPVAGSVYNWAKRLTTGTWSWLAGWLLLISSIVALGAVALALQLTLPQLWSGFQFIGDGTGTYDFALNGVLLASIMIGISTMINAFGVKLMTRINSIGVFVELIAAVLLILALGWHVVRGPEVFFDTAGFGEGHDLGFFGVFMIGAMASGYVMYGFDTASSLGEETKDPKRTAPKAILRAVTASFLLGGLILLFGILAAPDLNDPKLGAADGGLQYLVLSVLGGPFGKAFLVCIVVAVVVCTLAVHAAAIRMMFAMARDNNLPFSRQLSKVDPVRRTPTVAAIVIGILAVLPLVVNVMQPAIFTILSSISIVLIYLSYLLVTVPLLRKRLQKKWPLADDGSEPGFSLGKWGLPVNILAVLWGGAMTLNLVWPRPEIYNSVPPFEWYLQWGGVIFVAAVAGGGALLYRLKIRHQTGVLAEHAAAVAAHPSSGPALQATTTEAHAMEAPVA
- a CDS encoding lmo0937 family membrane protein encodes the protein MLLWIAIIIAVLWLLGLLGNIGGGLIHILLVVAVIVLIVHFVRGRSRV
- a CDS encoding amidohydrolase, which codes for MGAAGKDGTQTGTEVDGPGQDTVAQILARQEGIAGWRDELYKDLHRHPELGNQEDRTAAKAAGLLQEFGYEVHQKVGSTGVVGILRNGEGPTVLMRADMDALPVAEDTGLPYASKVTADDAGEEVPVAHACGHDVHVACLLGAARLLAESKSAWTGTFIALFQPAEELADGARRMIEGGLAGMIPKPDVALAQHVLAFPSGHLGTRPGAFLSSADSMRITVFGRGSHGSMPQLSVDPVLLAASIALRLQTVVSREVTPGVFAVLTIGRLSAGTKSNIISDRAVLELNIRTFDNDTRKLVLDAIRRIVSGECSAAGSPKHPDFELYDHYPLTTNDPGVTARVDKAFRSHFGKKATTLDRQSASEDFSEIADSLGIPYTYWGLGGIDPALYAKAEAAGTVSSDIPANHSPHFAPVITPTLQTGTAAIVVAALVWLKPNA